A genomic segment from Arcobacter acticola encodes:
- the ybeY gene encoding rRNA maturation RNase YbeY → MIELENNTDLQIDIAILEKIANSLSKKDIELMVVKNDEIQALNKEHRNIDKATDVLSFPMDFDFPNMPLGSIVISTDFVDEKAKEYDHTFNEEFSLLFIHGILHLLGYDHEVDNGEHRAKEEELIKEFNLPDSLIVRNS, encoded by the coding sequence ATGATTGAATTAGAAAATAATACAGATTTACAAATTGATATTGCTATATTAGAAAAAATAGCAAACTCTCTAAGTAAAAAAGACATTGAGCTAATGGTAGTAAAAAATGATGAAATTCAAGCTTTAAATAAAGAGCATAGAAACATAGATAAAGCAACTGATGTTTTAAGTTTTCCTATGGATTTTGATTTTCCTAATATGCCTTTAGGTTCTATTGTAATATCTACTGATTTTGTGGATGAAAAAGCAAAAGAGTACGATCATACTTTCAATGAAGAGTTTTCACTTCTGTTTATTCATGGAATATTACATCTTTTAGGATACGACCATGAAGTTGATAACGGTGAGCACAGAGCTAAAGAAGAAGAACTGATAAAAGAGTTCAATTTACCTGATAGTTTGATTGTTAGAAATTCGTAA
- a CDS encoding calcium/sodium antiporter — protein sequence MDFLIFIIAMAALIYGADFVIKESERIALHFNISSFVIGATLVAVGTSLPEMAVSMSASAKGSADIAVANVIGSTIFNISLVLGLVFLLAKNIEPKRDLFAKDSAWSIFPILIFILMGIDGRISMFDGILFICMMGAYLLFLINSNSIEQSDEDLSKDKFNWIKTLVLLLIGFIFVIVGANFAIDSAGNIARGFGISEWIIGLFLVAFGTSLPELIISVKSAINNNADLAIGNIIGSNVANFTMVLGLSSIINPLNVDFNSYLFDISAAFIVSLMLVFITANKLYNKSAGIALLVVLGLVIQNSL from the coding sequence ATGGATTTTTTAATATTTATTATTGCAATGGCAGCTTTAATATATGGAGCTGATTTTGTGATAAAAGAAAGTGAAAGAATCGCTCTTCATTTTAATATATCAAGCTTTGTAATAGGAGCTACATTAGTTGCAGTTGGAACAAGTCTTCCTGAAATGGCTGTTTCAATGTCAGCATCGGCAAAAGGAAGTGCAGATATTGCAGTTGCAAATGTTATTGGAAGTACGATATTTAATATCTCACTTGTGTTAGGACTTGTATTTTTACTTGCAAAAAACATTGAACCCAAAAGAGATTTATTCGCAAAAGATTCAGCTTGGTCTATTTTTCCTATTTTAATATTTATACTAATGGGAATAGATGGAAGAATATCAATGTTTGATGGTATTTTATTTATTTGTATGATGGGAGCTTATTTACTATTTTTGATAAACTCAAATAGTATTGAACAATCTGATGAAGATTTATCAAAAGATAAATTCAATTGGATTAAAACACTTGTCCTACTTTTGATTGGTTTTATTTTTGTAATTGTTGGAGCAAATTTTGCTATTGATAGTGCAGGAAATATAGCAAGAGGTTTTGGAATAAGTGAATGGATAATAGGATTATTTTTAGTTGCATTTGGTACTTCTTTACCAGAACTTATAATCTCAGTAAAATCAGCGATAAATAATAATGCTGATTTAGCAATAGGAAACATAATAGGCTCAAATGTAGCAAACTTTACTATGGTTTTAGGATTATCTTCAATTATAAATCCACTAAATGTAGATTTCAATAGCTATTTATTTGATATAAGTGCAGCTTTTATTGTCTCTTTGATGTTGGTATTTATAACAGCTAACAAACTTTATAATAAATCAGCAGGGATTGCTTTGCTTGTAGTTTTAGGATTAGTAATACAAAATAGTCTATAA